In Streptomyces liangshanensis, the DNA window CGCGGGCGCCAGCAGGCCCGGGCGGATCCCGGCCGTCCGTCCCGCTCGCAGGACCAGTGCGGTGTCCGCGCCCGCCCCGTCCGGTTCGTGCTCGGCCGCCGCGGCGGCGAGCAGCAGCAGGTGACGGGTGTCGTCGGGCAGTGCGTCGAGGCAGGCGCCGTAGGCGTCCAACAGGTCCTCCCCGCCGGGCAGCGGTCGCGGCAGGGGCAGGTGGCCCGAGAGGTGCGCGGGGCTCAGGTGCTCCACGAGGGCGGTGAGGAGGCGGGGGTTTCCCGCGCCCTCGCGGCGCAGCTCCTCCCGGACGGCCGGGTGCAGTTGACGGTCCGTCACGTCGTTGAGCAGGGCGTCGACGGCGTTGTCGTCCAGGGAGTTGAGGCGCAGCGCCGGCAGGCCGGCGAAGGTGTCGGTGCCGGGGGTGTGGTCCGCCGCCGTGAGCAGGACCGCGACCCGGCCGCGGGCGGGCAGCCGGCGAACCGCGAACGCGAGCGCCTCGCGGGACGCGGGATCCCAGGCGTGGACGTCGTCCACCTGGACCAGGAGCGGTTCACGGGCGCCCAGGTCCGTCAGGCGGCGGAGCAGAGCCGTACCCGCGGGTCCCGCCCGCACTCCCGCGCCGAGCGGGAGGCGGAGCGGCACGGCTGCCGGCGGGGGCGGGTACTGCGCGGAACCCAGCAGCACGTCCAACCCGCCGTAGGGTACGAGCCGTTCGGCTTGCGCGGCCGCCGCGTGCAGGACCGCCCCTCCCCCGTGTGCGGCAGCGGTGTGTGCGAGCAGCGCGCTGCGGCCGAGGCCCGGTGGGGCGGTCAGGACGAGCGTGCTGCCGTGACCGGCTCGCAGGCGGTCCAGCAGCGTTCCCAGGATGGCCAGTTCACCACGGCGGCCGTACAGCGGGCGTGAACTACGCACGGTCGTCGATGAGTTCATTCCGGTGACGTTACTTGCGCGTAACGAACGCCGGAAGGCCCGCGTCCACGGGCGTGGGGCCCGTGGCGCGGGTCCTGGGCGCCGACCCAGCCGGGGCGGCGCCCGACTGTGCCCGGGCACAACCGGACGGACGGTGGGTCAGCGGCCGGGGCGGCGGGTCGGGAGTGCAGGAGACGGGTCAGGAGTGGGGGCAGTTGCCCCGGTACTCCTCGATGGTCACGCTCGGCCTCGGCAGCGGGCACAGGAACTGCTCGTAGCGGGTGTCGTCGTCGATGAACCGCTTCAGCCAGGAGATGCTGTACTTCGCGATCGTGGTGTTCGAGGAGTTCGGTGTGAAGTGCGTGGCACCGTTGAGCTCCAGGTACGCCTTGTCCAGGGAGCTGGGCAGTGAGGTGTAGAACGGCTCCGAGTGCGTGGCCACGGGTGCGACCGTGTCCCCGTCCGCGCCGATCACGAGGGTGGGCGTACGGAGCTCGGGCCAGGACTTGTCGGTGTTCCAGCCGGTCAGCGGGATGGCGGCCTGGAGCGAGGGGCGGCTCTTCGCGGCCTCCAGCGTTCCGCCGCCGCCCATCGAGTGGCCCATGACGCCCAGGCGGGTGGCGTCGATCCGGGTGCGTACGGACGAACGCTCCGTCAGGTAGTCGAGTGCGGCGAGCAGTTGGCGTCCCCGGCTGTCGGGCTGGTCGAGGGTGGAGTTGGTGTCGATGGTGAACACGACGAAGCCCTGGGAGGCGAGCCGGGGACCGAGCCAGGAGATGCTGGACTGGGTCGCGGTGAAGCCCGGCGAGATCACGACGGCGCCGAAGGTGCCGTCGGCCGTGCTGGTGGGGTAGTAGACGGTCCCCCCGCCGAATCCGGTGACGCCGAGCGAGGAGACGGACGTCTGGGAGACGGCGTAGGAGCCGCGGGCGGCCTCGATGCTGGACACCGAGGGCGCGGGGCCGCGCTCGTACGGGTTGGCGGCGGCCTGGGCCCCGGCGGTGCCGGGAACCAGTGCCGCGACCAGCGCGGCGGCGGTGACCGCACCGGCCCACAGCGTGCGGGGGCCGGTGCGGGGACGGGTGCGAAGGCGGGAGCGGACCGGGGTGCGGGCGTCGGAGAGCGGGTGCACTGGGGGGCCTCTCGGTCGGGGCGGGGGCACTCCGGTCGCTTGGACTCACCGGATGGACACCGCCGTACGGACTGGCAGTGGCCACTGTCCCCGCCCGCCCGGCACCCCGGCATCGGCGACTTCACCGGTCTTCGCGGTGAGTGTCCTGTCCGCACGGGTCGCCTGAGGGATTCCGGGTTCTCCGGGGCCTGAGCGGCCCGCGGAGTCCCGCGACCGTGTCCGAGGTTTAGGCGGCGGTGTACGGGCGAGGCGAAAGGTGTCCGGCGATACTCGACGAGCAAGACAGGGCGTGAGCGCGATGAAGGACAACGAGAAGACCGAGGCGAAGGTCGAGCAGGCCAAGGGCAAGGTCAAGAAGGCGGCCGGCCGTGCGGTGGGCAACGAGCGCCTGACGGCCGAGGGGCGTGCCGAGGAGTCGAAGGGCGACGTGCGGCAGGCCAAGGAGAAGGTGAAGGACGCCTTCAAGGACTGACCTGTACGGCCTCGAACCGAGGGGCATGACCGACGGTGGGGTCCGACCGGCTACGGCTGGTCGGACCCCACCGTCGTCGTGCGGGGCGGGGTGGGCGCCCCGGCACGTCAGACGTGGGCGTAGCCGGGTATGCCGGCCTTGATGCGGTCCATCTCGCGCGCGTCGGAGATGCCCTGGAAGTCGTACCGGGGGGTGTACGGGGCTTCGAGGCGGCGGGCCTCGTCGGCGGACAGGTCGAGATCCAGGGAGGCGACGGCGTCGTCGATCTGCCGGATCGTACGGGCGCCCACCAGCGGGGCGGCGACGACCGGGTTACGGCGCAGCCAGGCGAGCGCGACCTGGGCGCGGGAGACGCCCCGGGCGTCGGCGACGGCGCCGACCTCGTCGAGGATGGCACGGTCGCCTGCGGCGTCGGCCGCGTACAGCAGGTCGGCGTAGGAGCCGTCGGTGGCGGCGCGTTCCGTGGCGTGGGCCCGGTCGAAGGGGCGGGCGAGGCGGCCGCGGGCCAGGGGGCTCCAGACCATGGTGGCGACGCCCTCGTCGGCGCAGAGCGGGAGCATCTCGCGCTCCTCCTCGCGGGCGAGCAGGTTGTAGTGGTCCTCCATGACGACGAAGCGGGCCCAGCCGTGGCGCTCCTGGAGGTGGAGGAGCTTGGCGAACTGCCAGGCGTGCATGGAGGACGCGCCGAGATAGCGGGCCTTTCCGGACTTCACGACCTCGTGCAGGGCTTCCAGGGTCTCTTCCGGCGGGGTGTCGTTGTCCAGGCGGTGGATCATGTACACATCGACGTGGTCGGTGCCGAGGCGGCGCAGGCTGTGGTCGATCTCGGACATGATGGCCTTGCGGGACAGTCCGCCGCCGTTGGGGCTGCCGGGCCGCATGGTGTGGCGGACCTTGGTGGTGATGACGACGTCGTCGCGGTCCGCGAAGTCGTTCAGCGCGCGGCCCAGGATCTCTTCGCTGGAACCGTAGGAGTACAGGTTGGAGGTGTCGAAGAAGTTGATGCCGGATGCGAGGGCGTGCTTGATCAGCGGACGGCTGGCCTCCTCGTCCAGGGACCAGACGGGGTGGCCCCGCCCGGGGTCCCCGTAGGTCATGGCTCCGATGGCGACGGGAGAGACGTCGAGGCCGGTGCGGCCCAGCTTGATGTAGCGCATGGAGGGGCTCCTAGAATGTCCGGAGGAGTAAACGGAGAGATCTCCGGTCGGCTTGTGCCACGCTAACGGAGAACTCTCCGTATCGCAAACGAATGATCGTCCGAGTACCAGGAGGCCTTCCATGTCCGACGCCGCGCCGCAGCGCTCCGACGCGGTGAAGAACCGCGCGGTGATCCTTCAGGTCGCCCACGACGCGCTCGCGGAGTCCCCGGACGCCTCGCTCAACTCGATCGCCAAGCGCGCGGGCGTCGGCCCGGGGACGCTCTACCGGCACTTCCCCACCCGTGAGGCCCTGATCCTGGAGGTCCACCGGCACGACACGGAGCGCCTCGTCGCGTCCGTACCCGACGTACTCGCGGCGCACCCCCCGCTGGACGCGCTACGGCAGTGGTTCACCACGCTCGCGAGCTATGTACGCATCAAGCACGGCCTGGGCGAGGCCCTGCACTCGGCCGCCGCGCAGGAGGTGGTCAGCGCCTCGTGGCCGCCCGTCACCGCCGCGGTGAAGCAGCTCCTCACCGCCTGCGAACAGGCCGGCGAGGTGCGTCCGGGCATCGATCCGGTGGACGTCATCATGCTCATGAGCTGCCTGTGGCGCACGCCGGACAACGCCCAGGGCGCCGCCCAGGCCGGGCGTCTGCTGGAGTTGGCGATCGACGGCTTCCGGCCGAAGAGCTGAGGTCCACGGGTGGCCGGGCGCGTTCACGACCCGCCGGAGGCCGGCCTTCAGGATCCGTACGCGAAGACGAGGCACAGCGCCGCGAACGGCACGACGGACAGGCCGAGCAGCGTCAGCGCCGCCGGGACCGCCGCGGTCGGTCGCGGCTTGCCCCGGCGCCGGCCCGAGAGGAACACCCGGCGGGCCAGGACGAGCGGGAGCGCCACGAGGGCGAGGCCCAGCACCGGCACGACGAACCGGCTGAACGTGGTGAGGCCGGTCTCGGTGACCGCGTGCCACACGTTCAGCGCCGCGACCCAGACCGGGCCGAGGAGCAGGACGAACGAGAGGACCGACGCCACCGTGACGGTCAGCCTCTCCGTCAGTCGTTCGGCCCGTGAACGCTCCTGGCGCGCTTCCGCCGTCGCGTCGTGCTCCACGCCTGTTCCCCCAAGTCCGGTACTCCGGTCCCCCGTTCACCGTGATGATCGCATGAGCCCGGCGGCCGATCCCCTGCTTGTTCGTTCCCGCTGCCTATCCATGGCAGGGGCAGGCTGGGCGTCCCGGCCCGGCCCATACTCGGATCCATGAGCGGAAAAGTGCAGCTCGGGGACTTCTTGCAGACGCGGCGCTCGCAGCTGCGTCCCGAGGATCTCGGAGTACCCACCTACGGCGAACGCCGGCGCGTGCCGGGCCTTCGGCGCGAGGAGTTGGCGCTGCTGGCGGGTGTGAGCGTCTCGTACTACACGCGGCTGGAGCAGGGTCAGTCGCTCAACGCCTCGCCCCAGGTGCTGGACGCGCTCGCCCGGGCCCTGCGGCTGGAGGAGGCGGAGCGCCTGCACCTGCACAACCTGGCCAGGTCGGCGCGGGCCGCGGGTCGCGGGCGGCGGCCCGCGCCGGAGCGGGTCACGGCGGCGACCGGCCAGTTGCTGGACGCGCTGGGGGACGTACCGGCGATCGTGACCGGTCGTCGGGGCGACGTCCTGGCGTGGAACCGGCTGGGGCACGCGCTCTTCGCCGGGCACCTGGATCCGGACTCGGCGGACCGGCCCGCCGAACGTCCCAACATGGCCCGGCTGGTGTTCCTCGACGCGCACACCCGCGAGCTGTACGCGCACTGGAGGGGCAAGGCGCGGGCCGTGGTGGGGAACCTGCGCCTGGTGGCGGGCCAGTACCCGGACGACGCCGCGCTGCACGAGCTGGTGGGTGAACTGAGCGCGAAGAACGCGGACTTCGCGTCGATGTGGGCCGACCACCGGGTCAAGGCCTGCGCCGTCGCCACGTACGAGATGCGTCATCCGCTGGTGGGCCCGCTGACGGTCACGCAACAGACCCTCAGTCAGGGCACGGGCCAGAACATCGTGGTGGCCACCGCGGAGGCCGGCTCCCCCGCCCGTACCGCGCTGGCCCTGCTCGCCCGGGCGGTCACCGAGGGCGCTCCGGTACGGTCCGGGGCCCCGCCCCGGCCCAGGCGCGCCGACCTGACCTGATCCCGCGAGGGGCGGGCCGCGGCACGTCCGGCGCGCGTCCGAGGCGGTCGGCGGGGAGGCCGGGCCCACCAGGCCCGGGACTCCCCGCTCCGGGTCAACGCGCCTGAGTGGTCGGTGAGTTGTCGGCTTCGGGCGTATCCGGTGCCTGCGGGGCCCCGTCGTCCTGCCGCGCCGAGAGCGGCGCGGCGATGTCCTCCAGCGACTTGCCCTCGGCCGCCACGGCGAAGAACCACGCCACGATCCCGGCCAGCACCATCAGCGTCGCACCGACGCAGAACGCCGTCACCGCGTCGCTCACCACACCGCTGTCGGTGAGTTCGGCGAAGAGCAGCGGGCCGGAGATACCGCCGGCCGCCGTACCGATCGCGTAGAAGAAGGCGATCGCCATGGCGCGGGTCTCCATGGGGAAGATCTCGCTGACGGTGAGGTACGCGGAGCTGGCGCCGGCCGAGGCGAAGAAGAGGACGACGCCCCAACAGACCGTCATGGTCGTGGCGTTGAGCCAGCCGTTGCCGAACAGCCAGGCGGTGACGAACAGGAGGAGCCCGGACAGCACGTACGTGCCCGCGATCATCGGCTTGCGGCCCACGGTGTCGAAGAGCCGGCCGAGGAGCAGCGGGCCCAGGAAGTTGCCGAAGGCGATGGCCGCGAAGAAGTAGCCGGTCGAGCCGCTGGAGACGTCGAAGAACTTCACCAGGATCGAGCCGAAGCCGAAGGTGATGGCGTTGTAGAGGAAGGCCTGGCCGATGAAGAGCGAGAATCCCAGCACGGCGCGCTTGGGGTACTCACGGAAGAGCGTCCTGCCGATCTCGATGAAGCCGGTCGAGCGCCGTTGCTCGATGGTGAGGGCGCCCGCCGGTTCGGGCAGCGGGCGGCCGGTCTCCGCCTCGATCTCCTTCTCCACCCCGTCGACCAGGTCGTTCGCCTCGTCGGACCTGCCGTGGATGAACATCCACCGGGGGCTTTCCGGCACGTGGCGCCGGACGAGGAGGATGACCAGCCCCAGGACCACGCCGAGGGCGAAGGTGAGCCGCCACCCGAGGTCCTTCGGGAAGATGTCGGTGTTCAGTGCCAGTACGGAGAGCAGCGCGCCGCCCATCGCGCCGAGCCAGTAGCTGCCGTTGATGATGAGGTCGACGCGGCCGCGGTACTTGCTGGGGATCAGTTCGTCGATGGCGGAGTTGATGGCCGCGTACTCCCCGCCGATGCCGAAGCCGGTGAGGAAGCGGAAGAGGAAGAACCACCAGACGGAGAACGACACGGCGGTGGCGGCGGTCGCCGCGAGATACACGGCGAGGGTGATGAGGAAGAGCTTCTTGCGCCCGTACCGGTCGGTGAGCCAGCCGAAGAACAGCGCGCCCGCGCAGGATCCCGCTACGTACAACGCGGCGGCCAGGCCGGTGACCTGGGCGTCGGAGATCGGCAGGCCGCTGCCGTCCTCCGAAAGGCGACTGGCGATGTTGCCGACGACGGTCACTTCGAGGCCGTCGAGGATCCACACGGTCCCCAGGCCGATCACGATCATCCAGTGCCAGCGCGACCAGGGAAGCCGGTCGAGCCGCGCGGGAACCTTCGTGGTGACGGTCCCGGTGACCGCTTGTCCGGATGGGGTCATGTTCAGCCTCCTGCCTGACGGCGACCCCGGCGGCGCCCGAGGTGCGGCGTCCGGCTACCCGTGGCCGAAAGACACAAACGCCGTGCGGGTCGCGGGGGGTTCGGTAGCCTGCGGGGATGAGCTTCCGGCTGGCGGCGTACGCCCTGTGTGTCGAGCGGGGCAGCGTGCTGCTCGTCCGTCACCGCTCGGGGAACTGGAGCCTTCCGGGCGGCAAGGTCGAGCACGCGGAGGACCCGTTCGACGCCGTGGTCCGGGAGGTCGCCGAGGAGACCGGATGCGAGGCGGTGGTGGAGCGCCTGCTGGGGGTGGACTCGCGGGTGATCCCGGCGGCCGTGACGCATGCGGGGACCGAGCACCAGAACGTCGGTGTCTTCTACCAGGTCCGTCTTGTCAGCGGTGAGCTGCGGCCCGAACCCGACGGCGAGACGACCGGGTCGGTCTGGACACCGATCCCGGACGTCGCGCGCCTGCGCAGGTCGTCGCTCGTCGACATCGGCCTCGCCCTGGTGCGGGAGGCCCCCGCGACCGGCCACGTCGCCGCCGTGCCCGTCGGCGGCCTGGTCCAGTACTAAGGCCCGGTCCGGCGCCGAGGGCCGCCGGCGCCGCTCGCCGCGCGGGGGTGGGCGGGAGGGGTAGTCTGTTTTTGGGGGGAAAGTCGCCCTTGGGCGGCCCATGATCTGGGTGATGGTGCGCCGGTTCGCCCGCGCTGTGGTGCCACCGCCTCTGCGACACCACGGCCTCCCCGAGTGCCACGGCGCGGAGTGTTCTGGAGTCAGTGCGATGTCCCATCACCTCGATTCCCCGGCGGCCAGGGCGGACGCCCGGTTGAACATCTCGGACCTGTACGTCTTCCGCGGCGAACGCGGCACCGTCCTCACGATGAACGTCTGCTCCGACGCCGCGGGCCCCGATGCGCCCAAGGGCTTCCACCCGGAGGCCCGGTACGAGTTCAAGATCGACGGTACGGGTGACGCCGTCGAGGACGTGGCCTTCCGCCTGCGGTTCGGCGCGCAGGACGCGGAGGGGTCGCAGGCCGTCGAGCTGTGTCGCCTCGTGGGGGCGGAGGCGTCCGACGACATGGCGGAGGGCACCGTGCTCCTGACCGGGACGACGGGCCGGGTCGTGGGCGCCCAGGGCGGTCTGCGGCTGTGGGCCGGCCGGGCCGGTGACCCGTTCTGGATGAACCCCGCCGTGGTGGAAGCGGTCGGTCAGGCCTTCCAGCACGGCACGGACGTCGAGCTGCCCGCGCCGGACGGCGAAGAGGTGACCAGCCTGTTCTCGGGGAAGAAGGTACGGTCCATCGTGCTCGAACTCCCGGACGACGCCCTGCTGCCCTTCACGCGCGGCCGGGACATCGGCGTCTGGGGTGTCACGGCGCTGGCCACCGACGCCGGGGGCTGGCACCGGGTCAACCGGTGCGGCCTGCCGATGGTGTCGCCGATCTTCGCGCAGTTCGACGACGAGCTGGCGGAGAAATTGAACCGGACCGAGCCCGCCGACGACATCCCCACCTTCGGCGCGGAGATCACCGACCGGGTCGCCGCCGTGGTGGGCGTCCGCGGGACCACGTCCGATCCGCACCACTACGGGCAGGAGGTCGCGGACCGCGTCCTCCCCGACATCCTCCCGTACACGATCGGCACCCCCGCGGCCTTCGGCTTCGCGAGCTTCAACGGCCGGGCGCTGAACGACAACGCGGGCGAGGTCATGTTCTCCCTCGCCACCGACAGCGCCTTGAGCATCGGGCTGACGAAGGACGCCGTCGACGCGCCGCCGACCCCGTACTTCCCGTACGTGGCCGCCGCCTGACGCGGCAACCCGGGCGGCGCGGGGGCCCGTCCGCCTCCCGCATGCGTGCCCGAGAACGTGTGCCTAGGGTGGAAAGCACCGTAAACGCACTGGAATGCGGACGACAGCTCCCGGACCGTCGGGCCGAACCCCCACACACGCCTGTCGGGCGGGGTCGAGAGGCGGAGGCGTGATGGCGAAACTACTGTTCGTAGTGAGCGGGGCCACGTACTGGGTGCTCAAGGACGGCACGAGGTACGCGACGGGCTACTGGGCCGAGGAGTTCGCGGCCCCGTACCGGGCGATCACCGAGGCCGGGCACGAGGTGGTGGTCGCGACGCCCGGTGGGGTGACCCCGAACGTCGACATGATGAGCCTGCGCCCGTCGATGGCGGGCGGTGAGAAGGGCGCTCTCGAACTGGAGGAGATCATCCGCTCCGCCGAGGTGATGCGGCGCCCCCTCAAGCTGTCGGACGTACGGCTGGAGGATTACGACGCGGTCTACCTGCCGGGCGGCCACGGCCCGATGGCGGATCTGTCGTTGGACGCGGACGCCGGGCGGTTGCTGACGGCGCAGCTCGCGTCGGGCAAGCCGCTGGCGATCGTGTGCCACGCGCCCGCCTCGATGCTGTCCACCAGGATCCACGGGGTGTCGCCCTTCAAGGGCTACAAGGTCACGTGCTTCACCAACGAGGAGGAAGAGGCGGTGGGACTGGCCTCCAGGGCGACGTGGCTGCTGGAGGACGAGTTGAAGGACAAGGTCGGCGTCGACTTCAGCCGGGGTCCGATCTGGGAGCCGTACATGGTGGAGGACCGCAACCTGATCACCGGGCAGAATCCGCACTCGGCCGCGATCCTGGCGGAGCGGTTGCTGAAGATCCTGGTGTGAGGCGCGGTCACCTGACCGGTCCGGGATCGGCGTGATCAGCACGACCACGTCGCCGGGCCCCCGGAGTACGGAAGGGGCCCGGCGACGTCGTCGTGGGTGGGGGACCGTCAGATCGCCGCGACGCGGAGTCTGATCGTGCGCGCCTCGGGGCGCAGGGCGAACTCGGGCCAGACGTCGGGGCCGCAGGCCCGGGAGCCCAGGCCGTGCTGGGCCGCGTCGATGATCAGGTGGGTCGTCGACGACTCCGGGAGTTCGTGCGGGTGGGCCGCCCCGGTGATCTGCTGGGGGGTGTGGCGGCTGAGCGTGAACCCGGGACGGCGGTGACGCGTGTCCGGGAGAGCGGTGACCCGCAGGATGCCGCTTCCGGCGCTCGTCAGGGTCAACCGGCGGAGCTGGGAGCGGTGTCCGGTCTCCTGCGGCCGGGCGTACGCGACGGAGAGGTCGCGCAGGGGGGAGGAGAAGCGGCCGGTCCGGGCGGCGCGCATGCTGTCGGGGTACGACTCCAGGGGGCCCAGGCCGAACCAGTCGGCGCCGTCCACGGGGGCGTCGTCGTCGGGCAGGTCGAAGCGTATGCCGATGCGCGGCCAGACCGTGGGCCAGCCGGCCGACGGGGTGGTCTCCACGCGCAGTTCGAGCTCACCGTCCTCCAGGGACCAGACGGACTCGACCGTCACCGACAGCGCGGAGTGGGCGGCGGAGACCTTGTCCAGGACGCGCAGGGCATCCGGTGTGCGTTCGACGGCGAGGCGCCGCGTGGTGAGGCGGTCGAGTCCGTGGCGGCGCCACAGCGTGGCGTTGGAGATCCCGGCGACACTCGCGTCGCTCTCCTCGATCTCGCCGGAGGTGCCTTCGTCGTTGTCGGTCGGGGCGCGGAACAGTTCCAGCCTCGGGCCCGTCACCGGGCGGCCGGCGAGGCGTGTGAGGGTGCCGCCGGTGAACTCGGCGATGCCCAGGGCCAGGGTCCCGTCGCTCGGCCGCCAGTCGGTGCGGGGCCGGACCGGGGGTACGGGGCGGGGCGCCGACCGGTCCAGTTGGGCGGTCGCGAGGACGTGGCCCTCGCCCGCCCAGGCGGTGTCGGCCGCCAGGGTCGCGTCGAGGGTGAGCCAGGTCTCGCCGTCCGGTGACACCGGGACCGGGGGCAGGGCGACGCGCGCCGATCCGCCGGCCGGGATCACGGGGATCTCCAGGTGCCCGGAGGCCGCGGGCGTGCCGTCGTGTTCGACGCGCCAGGAGAAGCGGAGGTCGGACGTGTCGGCGGAGTGGCGGAGGTTGGTGATCTCCACGTGGTCGTGGCGTCGGTCGCGGCCCTGCTCGTGGTCGTAGTTGTCGTCGAAGGTGAAGCGGATCGGTTGGACGACGGCCTTGAACTCGTACAGGCTCGGCGTGGGGACGTCGTCGCTGAGCACCATGCCGTCCATCACGAAGTTGCCGTCGTGGACGACCTCGCCGAAGTCACCGCCGTACGCGAAGTAGGGGGTGCCGTCGGGCGTGGTCGTCGCGATGCCGTGGTCGCGCCACTCCCAGACGAACCCGCCGTGCAGGCGCGGGAATCGGTGGGTCAGCGCCTCGTACTGGTCGAGCGCGCCCGGTCCGTTGCCCATCGCGTGCGCGTACTCGCAGAGCAGGAACGGCCTGGTGCGCTGCCGGGCGCCCTGTGCGGGGGTGCAGCCCATCAGCGGCGCGCGTGAGCCGTCGGTGCCGATCTCCTCGGTCTCCAGGACCGAGGAGTACATGCGTGAGTAGACGTCGGTGTACTCGCCGGTGTGGTCGCCCTCGTAGTGGACGGGCCGTCCGGTGTCGCGGGCGTGGACCCACGCCGACATCGCGGCCAGGTTGCTGCCGGTCCCGGCTTCGTTGCCGAGGGACCACATGACCACACTGGGGTGGTTCTTGTCGCGTTCGACCGTGCGCCGGATCCGGTCGAGGTAGGCCTCGCGCCACGCCGGGTCGTCGCTGGGGTTGCCGGTCCAGCCGGTGTGGTCGAAGCCGTGGGTCTCCAGGTCGCATTCGAGGACGACCCAGAAGCCGAGTTCGTCGGCGAGGTCGAGCAGCCGGGGGTGCGGCGGGTAGTGGCTGGTGCGGATCGCGTTCACGTTGAAGCGCTTCATCCGGGCCAGGTCCTCGCGGGCGTGCTCCTCGTCGAAGACGCGGCCGCGCTCGGGATGGGTCTCGTGGCGGTTCATCCCGTGGAAGACGACACGGCGGCCGTTGACGAGGAACCGGTCGCCGCGGATCTCGACGGTACGGAACCCGATCCGCAGGGCGATGCTCTCGGCGGCGGACGCGACGGTGGCGTCGTACAGGCGGGGACGCTCGGCCGACCAGGGCTCGACGGCGCCGAGGTCGAGCGGGGAAACGTCGGCCGGGGTCGCCCAGACGTGCTCGACGCCCAGTTCCGGGAGGCGGAGCGTGACGGGGAAGGCGGCCGGGTCGGCGGTGATCTCCGGCTCGACGCGGCCGTGCCCGTCGGCGAAGGCGGTACGCAGCCAGACGTCCTCGACGCCGCCGGCCGGGCGGGCGACCAGGGTGACGTCACGGAAGATGCCGGGCAGCCACCACTGGTCCTGGTCCTCGACGTAGCTGGCGGCCGACCACTGGTGGACGCGTACCGCGACGACGTTGTCGCCGGGGCGGACGGCCGAGGTGACGTCGAACTCGTGGGCGAGGCGGCTGCCACTGGCGCCGCCGATCTCCTCGCCGTTCACCCACAGCCGGAAGAGCGACTCGACGCCGTCGAAGCGGAGGAGGATCCGCTCGGCGTCCGTCCACGCGGCGGGGATCTCGACGTGGCGGCGGTAGTCGCCGGTGGGGTTCTCGTCCGGCACGT includes these proteins:
- a CDS encoding glycoside hydrolase family 2 TIM barrel-domain containing protein; its protein translation is MPSPHSGYVTDTAPGRGALRAARSWLRSDAPSLSLNGPWRFRLSPTAYAAEDFAAEGFDDHGWDDIPVPSHWVLQGDGAYGRPIYTNVQFPFPIDPPHVPDENPTGDYRRHVEIPAAWTDAERILLRFDGVESLFRLWVNGEEIGGASGSRLAHEFDVTSAVRPGDNVVAVRVHQWSAASYVEDQDQWWLPGIFRDVTLVARPAGGVEDVWLRTAFADGHGRVEPEITADPAAFPVTLRLPELGVEHVWATPADVSPLDLGAVEPWSAERPRLYDATVASAAESIALRIGFRTVEIRGDRFLVNGRRVVFHGMNRHETHPERGRVFDEEHAREDLARMKRFNVNAIRTSHYPPHPRLLDLADELGFWVVLECDLETHGFDHTGWTGNPSDDPAWREAYLDRIRRTVERDKNHPSVVMWSLGNEAGTGSNLAAMSAWVHARDTGRPVHYEGDHTGEYTDVYSRMYSSVLETEEIGTDGSRAPLMGCTPAQGARQRTRPFLLCEYAHAMGNGPGALDQYEALTHRFPRLHGGFVWEWRDHGIATTTPDGTPYFAYGGDFGEVVHDGNFVMDGMVLSDDVPTPSLYEFKAVVQPIRFTFDDNYDHEQGRDRRHDHVEITNLRHSADTSDLRFSWRVEHDGTPAASGHLEIPVIPAGGSARVALPPVPVSPDGETWLTLDATLAADTAWAGEGHVLATAQLDRSAPRPVPPVRPRTDWRPSDGTLALGIAEFTGGTLTRLAGRPVTGPRLELFRAPTDNDEGTSGEIEESDASVAGISNATLWRRHGLDRLTTRRLAVERTPDALRVLDKVSAAHSALSVTVESVWSLEDGELELRVETTPSAGWPTVWPRIGIRFDLPDDDAPVDGADWFGLGPLESYPDSMRAARTGRFSSPLRDLSVAYARPQETGHRSQLRRLTLTSAGSGILRVTALPDTRHRRPGFTLSRHTPQQITGAAHPHELPESSTTHLIIDAAQHGLGSRACGPDVWPEFALRPEARTIRLRVAAI